Proteins encoded by one window of Chryseobacterium aquaeductus:
- a CDS encoding TonB-dependent receptor plug domain-containing protein, with protein MKKLILPLSLMVPMLVFSQNKKRDTARTTDIEEVVFQKKVVGSTNDLTTVKISAKDAQNVASISGGIEGIIKTLPSVNSNTELSSQYMVRGGNYDENLIYINDIEIYRPFLIRNSQQEGLSIINPDMVSTVNFSAGGFEPRYGDKMSSALNIYYREPEKFEISGEASLIGGRLTTGLASKNKKLTALFSGRYRNTNLVLNTLNEDTDFNPVYYDFQTYLNYHVSDKFTMSFIGYYSKNDYEMFPKERTVDFGSLQRPINLSVFYNGKENDQYKNMMGTFSMNYKPSDKWRFTLDSFAYQNREKEYYTIASSYILQTFDPITGSPVTSYDIGGQIEHARNDLFVKTYGTQFRTRFSPNVNTDIEVGFKFEKENLSDLTNEYKLVDSSGYSIPHPVDDPRFPDASELDLFYSIQGNNHIEPTRLSAYAQYSQKFYWGSSKIFVNAGARVAHWSFNDETIFSPRAQFAIKPEWNTDMLFRLSGGIYYQAPFYKEIKDLNGNFNSNIKSQRSIQAILANDFEFEFDNRPFKLTTEAYYKKMDNLIPYYMDNVRIRYSGKNNASGYAYGVDTRLFGEFVPGVDSWLSASYARIFENIDGRGDIPRPTDQRFRFAMFYQDYMPRFPQMRVNLTLTYAMGLPNGAPVFTDPYQYQKTLPSYKRVDLGLSYAFVDAKEKKQTYGFLSNFEELTLGVQVFNAFNINNTVANQWITDANSSIMYPVPVRLTGRFFNVKLEFKIK; from the coding sequence TTGAAAAAACTAATTTTACCACTGAGCCTCATGGTTCCGATGTTAGTCTTCTCCCAAAATAAAAAGAGAGATACTGCAAGAACAACTGATATTGAGGAAGTCGTTTTCCAGAAAAAAGTAGTTGGAAGTACGAACGACCTTACCACTGTAAAAATATCTGCAAAAGATGCTCAGAATGTCGCAAGCATTTCCGGAGGTATCGAAGGAATTATTAAAACATTACCTTCTGTAAACTCAAATACAGAGCTGTCTTCGCAATATATGGTGCGTGGTGGAAACTATGACGAAAACCTCATCTACATCAATGATATTGAAATTTACAGACCATTTCTGATCAGAAATTCTCAACAGGAAGGTTTAAGTATCATCAATCCTGATATGGTTTCTACGGTGAATTTTTCTGCAGGAGGTTTTGAGCCCAGATATGGTGATAAAATGTCTTCGGCATTAAATATTTATTACCGTGAACCAGAAAAATTTGAAATTTCGGGAGAGGCAAGTTTAATTGGTGGTAGATTAACAACTGGTTTAGCTTCAAAAAATAAAAAATTAACGGCTTTATTTTCAGGGAGATATAGAAATACAAATCTTGTATTAAATACTTTGAATGAAGATACTGACTTTAACCCGGTATATTATGATTTTCAGACCTATCTGAATTATCATGTGAGCGATAAGTTTACGATGTCATTCATTGGATATTACTCAAAGAATGACTACGAAATGTTTCCGAAAGAGCGAACTGTTGACTTCGGATCTTTACAAAGACCCATCAATCTTTCTGTTTTTTATAATGGTAAAGAAAACGACCAGTACAAAAACATGATGGGAACGTTTTCTATGAATTATAAACCATCCGATAAATGGAGGTTTACTTTAGATAGTTTTGCATATCAAAACAGAGAAAAAGAGTATTACACGATCGCTTCAAGTTATATATTACAAACCTTTGATCCCATCACAGGAAGCCCCGTTACATCGTATGATATTGGCGGACAGATAGAGCACGCACGTAATGACTTGTTTGTAAAAACGTATGGAACGCAGTTCAGAACCCGTTTTTCTCCGAATGTAAATACCGATATTGAAGTTGGTTTTAAATTTGAAAAAGAGAATCTTAGCGATCTTACCAATGAATATAAATTGGTAGACTCGTCGGGTTACAGCATTCCGCATCCTGTGGATGACCCGAGATTTCCGGATGCTTCAGAGTTAGATTTGTTTTACAGTATTCAAGGTAATAATCATATTGAGCCAACAAGATTATCGGCCTACGCACAATATTCTCAAAAGTTTTATTGGGGCTCTAGCAAGATTTTTGTTAATGCAGGTGCGAGAGTTGCACATTGGAGTTTTAATGATGAAACGATATTCTCACCAAGAGCGCAGTTTGCTATAAAACCGGAATGGAACACAGATATGTTGTTCAGACTTTCCGGTGGTATTTATTATCAAGCTCCTTTTTACAAAGAGATAAAAGATTTGAACGGAAATTTTAATTCTAATATAAAATCTCAGCGTTCGATCCAGGCAATTCTTGCCAATGATTTTGAATTTGAGTTTGATAATCGTCCTTTTAAATTAACTACCGAAGCGTATTACAAGAAAATGGATAATCTGATTCCTTATTATATGGATAATGTGAGAATCAGATATTCAGGTAAAAATAATGCATCAGGATACGCTTATGGTGTAGATACCAGATTATTTGGGGAGTTTGTTCCTGGAGTAGATTCTTGGTTGTCTGCAAGTTATGCAAGGATCTTCGAAAATATTGATGGGAGAGGAGATATTCCGAGACCAACAGATCAGAGATTCAGATTTGCCATGTTTTATCAGGATTATATGCCAAGATTTCCGCAGATGCGAGTGAATCTTACCTTAACATATGCGATGGGATTGCCAAATGGTGCGCCTGTTTTCACAGATCCTTATCAGTATCAGAAAACTCTGCCGTCTTACAAGAGAGTAGATTTAGGACTTTCTTATGCATTCGTGGATGCTAAAGAAAAAAAGCAAACCTATGGTTTTTTGAGTAATTTTGAAGAATTAACTTTGGGAGTTCAGGTTTTCAATGCCTTTAATATCAATAATACCGTTGCCAATCAATGGATTACAGATGCAAATAGTAGCATCATGTATCCGGTTCCTGTACGTTTAACAGGAAGATTCTTTAATGTGAAATTGGAATTTAAAATAAAATAG
- a CDS encoding DUF3347 domain-containing protein — MKKYISTFLFSMLALVSLNAQKKSNPQLLKLYRNYLSIKSSLASDDHKKTSTAAEEFLKTASTINSKVINEKNLLSIKTDAKSISQAKTIDAQRKSFYKLSDVMIDLAKENKVSDKTIFVQYCPMAKGSWLSNEKQIVNPYYGKSMLDCGSVKSEIK, encoded by the coding sequence ATGAAAAAATATATCAGTACCTTTCTATTCTCAATGTTAGCTTTAGTCTCGTTGAATGCTCAGAAAAAATCAAATCCACAATTATTGAAATTGTATCGGAATTATCTTTCAATAAAATCATCGTTAGCATCTGACGATCATAAAAAAACATCTACAGCTGCAGAAGAATTTTTAAAAACTGCGTCAACAATCAATTCAAAAGTAATCAATGAAAAGAATTTGCTTTCAATAAAAACTGATGCAAAATCTATTTCTCAAGCGAAAACAATTGATGCTCAGAGAAAATCATTTTACAAATTATCTGATGTGATGATTGATTTGGCAAAAGAAAATAAAGTTTCTGACAAAACTATCTTCGTGCAGTATTGTCCAATGGCAAAGGGAAGTTGGCTAAGCAACGAAAAACAAATTGTAAATCCTTACTACGGAAAATCGATGCTTGATTGCGGTTCTGTAAAATCTGAAATTAAATAA